The stretch of DNA GTCGACGAGTCGGGCTTCGAGCGACCGACGACCGACTCGCCCGTCGAGCCGAGCGAAAGCCCTGCGGATCCAGCGGATCGGTGACGGACTCGGCGCTGGTGAGATGGTCCGCCTGCGTCCGGCTGATACGGTCTACTGTCAGTCAGTACCGGTGCAACCGCGACCGCCCTGCGGTTGCACGGTATATCGGTACAACAAACCGTATGAGACGCTCCCAGCGACTCGTATCGTGGGTGTGATTTATACCGGGTCCGGACCAATTCGAAACCTGACCGACAGATGTACGACGATATTCTCATTCCCACGGACGGAAGCGACACGATTTCCGAGACGCTCACGCACGGGTTGTCGATCGCCGCCGACAACGACGCGACGGTGCACGCACTGTACGTCGTCGACAGCCGCATCACTGCCGCCGCCGACGACGAGACCAGTACGGACCTCGAGCGCTCGCTCCAGGACGAAGGACAGGAAGCCGTCGCCGCCGTCGAAGAGCGAGCGGCCGACGAGGGCCTCGAGACGGTCAGTGACGTCCAACACGGGACGCCGTCGAAAACGATCCTCGAGTACGCCGACGAACAAGAAATCGATCTGATCGTCATCGGGACGCGGGGGAAGAGTCCGCGCGAAAAGGTCACGTCGCTGGGCAGCGTCTCCGAGCGGGTCGTCGACAACGCCTCGATTCCCGTGTTTGTCGTTCGGAACGCGGGAGCCCACGAGTAATCGCGGCGACTCGCTGGTACCGCTCAGGCGCGTGCGCTTTCGACCGTGATGACCTCACAGTCGAGGTGGCGCCGCAGATACTGGTCGATGTCCGGGTTGTCAGTAAAGCGCTGGAAGAGTCGTCGGAGCCGACTCGCCTGTTTGGACCCGATTACGACGATATCGGCACCTTCTGCGGCGACCTCGTCGAGGATGCTTTCCTCGACGAGAAAGCCGGTCCGGACGACATACCGGGCCCGTTCGATCCGACCAAACGCCTTCTCGACGGCGTTTTTCAGATCGACCCGTGTCACTTTCTTCCCGTTCTGGTAGAGATTCACGTGCAGAACCGTCAACGCTGCATCTCGCGTCCGAGCAATCTCGATCGCCCGCTCGAGCGTTCTCCGCGAGTGCTTTGACAAGGGATATCGAACAGGAACGACGACCAGCGACATTAGCCAATCGGACGATTTCCGCGCGGGTAAACCTTTCAGTACGGACTGTCACCCTTGCGAACCTGTCACGAGTGGGTGGTACTGACACGAAGTCTGGTCGAGGTCGTAGGAGCTGGTCGCCGCGTGTCAGCACAGCCACGCCGGAAAGACAGTCATTTATCGGAAGCGACGCTATCGCCGGGCATGCAAGCCTGGTCGACCGACGACGGCGACACCGTCTACATCTCGGAGACGGAGGGCGACAAGGGATCGAAAGGGCCGTTCCTCGTCGCTTACGAGTCCAGCGATGCCGAGTGCCGCTATGGCTGGTTCTGTACGAACTGTGAGTCTCTCGATACCGCGATGGACGCGATGGGCCGGATCAAGTGCAACCAGTGTGGCAACTTCCGCAAACCGACCGAGTGGGACGCCGCCCACGAGTAACGGTCGGTACGTCGGTCTCGCGACCGTCGTTCGTGCTGCCCGCGTTTCGTCGTGGCCTCGCCGTTGGTAGATAGTCGCTCCTCATTACTAGTCGCGATTCCCTCACCTGTGACACAGATGATCGAAACTATTGCAGGTTGCTTCGAAGACGCGCAGTGAAACGGCGAATCTTTGTCACGTACTAACATTTATGAGGGATGGCCCCATAGGTGGTATCGAATGGGTCCTGTTAACATGCGACTCGTCGAGCAGGCCAGGTCGATCTTCGCAGAGTTGGGTTACACCGTCGAAGGAAACGGCCCCGAGTTTCGGGCCGAACGTGCGTGGAAAGTCGTCCACGTAAACACCGTCCTCGAGACAGGGGAACTTCCGTCCGCATCGTCGGGACAGTTCCACTGTTTCGTCGCCGAACCGGATGATGCCGACGACCTCGAGGCACGGCTCGAGCGGACGAATCCGAACTACGAGTGGGCCATTATCGTCGTCGACGGGGAAGACTATCAGGTCGAACGAGCGCCTCCAGGACCCCGAGCATCGGCATAGAAACGGCAGCGTACCGCAGTCGACTCCCTATTTTTTCAGCGCACGTCGCGTCGCAGTTACGGCTTCGCCCGGCTCGACGTCTGCTCCCATTGACTCCAGGACGTCACCCAGCGCCGTCACGACGTAAATCACGTTCTCGGGACGTGCGGAGTAGCCCATACAGCCGATCCGGAAGATGTCGCCGGCGAGATCGCCCAGGCCGCCCGCGATCTCGAGGTCGTACTGCTCGAGTAAGGCGTCACAGACCGCGCCGTCGTCGATACCGTCGGGGACGCGGACGGCGTTCAGACTCGGAAGCCAGTACTCGTCGGGGGCGTTCATCTCGAGACCCATCGCCTCGACGCCGGCTTTGAGCGCGCCGGCGAGTCGTTCGTGGCGGGCCCATCGCTGTTCGATCCCTTCCTCGGCGACGAGTCGCAGTGCCTCCCGAAGCGCGTAGACGTTCGTGATCGGCGCGGTGTGATGATAGGAGCGCTCGTCACCCCAGTAGCCCTCGAGCAGGGAGAGGTCGAGGTACCACGAGCGGGGGTCTTCCTCACGCGAGAGGACCTTGTCCATCGCCTCGTCCGAGAGGGTCAGCGGGCTCGCTCCCGGCGGACAGGAGAGACACTTCTGTGGGCCCGAGTAGGCGACGTCGATGTCCCACTCGTCGACGCGCAGTTCGACGCCGCCGAGCGAGGTGACGGTATCGGCGATGACCAGCGCGTCGTGGTCGTGGGCTGCAGCCGTCAGGTCGGAAACGTTGGGCTGGAGGACGCCCGTACTCGTCTCGGCGTGGACGAACCCGAAGATATCGGGGTCGTGTTCTGCCAATGCGTCCGCGACGACGTCGGGCTCGAGGGGTTCGCCCCACGGCGCGTCGACTTCGACGACCTCGCCGCCGGCTCGCTGGGCCATCGTGGCCATCCGGCCACCGAAGTAGCCGTTGGTCGGGACGAGCATCGTATCACCGGGTTCGACGACGTTGCCGATCGCGGCTTCCATTGCAGCCGAGCCGGTCCCCGAGACGGGGATCGTCCACTGGTTGTCCGTCCGGAAGGTATAGCGCAACAGTTCCTGGACCTCGTTCATCATCTCGATGAACGAGGGATCGAGATGGCCCACGAGCGGCGTGCTCATCGCCCGCAGCACGCGCGGGTTGACGTCGCTCGGGCCGGGCCCCATCAGGGTTCGATCCGGTGGGGTGAGTTCGCCAACGGATGGCGCGCGATCCACGTCGGTCGACGGTTGCTGAGCCATGGGCGTGTGCTCGCGTGCCACTTGCAAAGACCTACCGGCAGCGGCGAACGACAGCCGCCCGTTTGCCACCGTTGGCTGGATATACGGCTCCATCGAGCGCCCCGATCGTCGTCCACAGACTGCGTGTGGTGTCTGTTGGCACGGCTACGAGTCGCTTAAGCCGACCCGCCACATACCCGATATATCCATGTTCGTCGGGCACGGCTTACTCGCGTTCGCCGTCGCGGCGCTGGTCGCGGATTGGCGAGGATGGGATCGCCGACC from Natrinema sp. HArc-T2 encodes:
- a CDS encoding universal stress protein, producing MYDDILIPTDGSDTISETLTHGLSIAADNDATVHALYVVDSRITAAADDETSTDLERSLQDEGQEAVAAVEERAADEGLETVSDVQHGTPSKTILEYADEQEIDLIVIGTRGKSPREKVTSLGSVSERVVDNASIPVFVVRNAGAHE
- a CDS encoding universal stress protein; its protein translation is MSLVVVPVRYPLSKHSRRTLERAIEIARTRDAALTVLHVNLYQNGKKVTRVDLKNAVEKAFGRIERARYVVRTGFLVEESILDEVAAEGADIVVIGSKQASRLRRLFQRFTDNPDIDQYLRRHLDCEVITVESARA
- a CDS encoding DUF5816 domain-containing protein, with the protein product MQAWSTDDGDTVYISETEGDKGSKGPFLVAYESSDAECRYGWFCTNCESLDTAMDAMGRIKCNQCGNFRKPTEWDAAHE
- a CDS encoding alanine--glyoxylate aminotransferase family protein, translated to MAQQPSTDVDRAPSVGELTPPDRTLMGPGPSDVNPRVLRAMSTPLVGHLDPSFIEMMNEVQELLRYTFRTDNQWTIPVSGTGSAAMEAAIGNVVEPGDTMLVPTNGYFGGRMATMAQRAGGEVVEVDAPWGEPLEPDVVADALAEHDPDIFGFVHAETSTGVLQPNVSDLTAAAHDHDALVIADTVTSLGGVELRVDEWDIDVAYSGPQKCLSCPPGASPLTLSDEAMDKVLSREEDPRSWYLDLSLLEGYWGDERSYHHTAPITNVYALREALRLVAEEGIEQRWARHERLAGALKAGVEAMGLEMNAPDEYWLPSLNAVRVPDGIDDGAVCDALLEQYDLEIAGGLGDLAGDIFRIGCMGYSARPENVIYVVTALGDVLESMGADVEPGEAVTATRRALKK